In one Diabrotica virgifera virgifera chromosome 7, PGI_DIABVI_V3a genomic region, the following are encoded:
- the LOC126888718 gene encoding zinc finger protein 234-like, with the protein MVKYGGYDPYRVFVIPPLLHFAVVASSRLLEDALYKFREAGSLKRHLRLHTGEAPHKCNICLKQFNERGNLKIHLRVHSGETPYSCEICCKEFNQANYTVEKNFPSVKFLRLHSGEELPKCEICFKQFSRASTLKRHLTVHTGEKPQKCEICFKQFSLKENLKTHLRVHTGEKPHKCEICCKQFNQASHLKAHLRVHTGEKPHKCDICCKQFNQASHLKSHLRVHTGEKPNKCEICCKQFSSKDNLKTHLSTHWRKTSQV; encoded by the exons ATGGTAAAATATGGCGGATACGAtccgtatcgagtgttcgtaatcccaccTCTTCTTCATTTCGCTGTTGTGGCGAGCAGTCGTTTGTTAGAAGATGCATTGTACAAG TTTAGGGAAGCCGGTAGTTTGAAACGTCATTTaagattgcacactggagaagCTCCTCACAAGTGTAATATTTGTCTTAAGCAGTTTAATGAAAGGGGAAatttgaaaattcatttgagaGTGCACTCAGGAGAAACACCATACAGCTGTGAAATTTGTTGTAAGGAATTTAACCAAGCAA ACTACACAGTGGAGAAGAACTTCCCAAGTGTGAAATTTTTGAGACTACACAGTGGAGAAGAACTTcccaagtgtgaaatttgttttaaacagtttagtagAGCATCtactttaaaaagacatttgacagtgcacactggagaaaaacctcagaagtgtgaaatttgttttaagcagttctcTCTTAAAGAGAATTTGAAAAcgcatttgagagtacacactggagaaaaacctcacaagtgtgaaatttgttgtaaGCAGTTTAACCAAGCAAGTCATTTAAAAGCACATTTGAGagtacatactggagaaaaacctcacaagtgtgatatttgttgTAAGCAGTTTAACCAAGCAAGTCATTTAAAATCACATTTGAGagtacatactggagaaaaacctaacaagtgtgaaatttgttgtaaGCAGTTCTCTTCTAAAgataatttgaaaacacatttgagtacacactggagaaaaacctcacaagtgtga